Within the Onychostoma macrolepis isolate SWU-2019 chromosome 14, ASM1243209v1, whole genome shotgun sequence genome, the region TCAATCCAGCACTTTCACAGCATCAGCTTCATTCTTCTCATATTCATTATATCACATTAGAGCTACAGATTCTAGTATTTGACACTTATGTGAACTTTCTAGGAAATAGTTTGGATgataaaacatctaaatgtcCATCTAACAGCTCAAGCACATCAATGGAGTCTCACTGTAGGGTTGAGTAGATTTTCTCAGGAAAAGCAGCTCAAAGGCTAAGATTAGATTGaccattatttataattttagagCGGTTAGAGACACTGAAACTTCACAGCGATACTTAAGATATGCTCAGgcttggtttggtttggtttcaGTACACTGAAGCATTGCTAATATACAGCCTCACTTTATGTCTTCATGGTCAAATTCATCAATGTGTTACAGgcaaataaaaatctgttttatcaGGTCTGAGGATCACCTGTTCCAATTTTGACAAACGTTACTCAGAATCTATATTATTGAGTTCACTGATTTCAGCATGTAATAAATCAGAAGAAAAAATGAGgtaaaagctgaaatgttaGTGAAGTTTTGAGCTGTTGGTGGCGCTAGTGGTGTTTGACAGCTAAATATATCTTCCAGAAGAAAGAGCTCAGAGAAATTATTCCTAAGAGATTTCCAGAGCTGAAAGCCATTTGTAAGCAGCGTCTCTTTCAGAAGAAGATGATCAGATGAGAGTCTGACTGATGATTATATAATAAGACactcatgaaatgtttctctgtgaGTCTCGTGTCACAGCAGGATCTGCTCAAGTCCACTATGATCCTGTTCTTCTAGATCTGTGTTACCTGCAGGAACTGGAtgtgatcctgtgtgtgtgaaagctgctccagctcagcgtctctcctcctcagatcattgatctcctgctccagtcgctccagtcgtccttcagctcgactcactgcttgcttttcctgatctctgatcagccgtatcagctcagagcggcttctctcaatggagcggatgagctcagtaaagatcctctcactgtcctccactgctgtctgtgtAGAGCGCTGTTAGGACACACAGTGATTCAGGCTTCAGTGAGTCTGAACTGAGACGGAGACAAatttctcttcttctccagactGACCTTATGAGACTCCACAGCCTCTCTCAGCTGCTgaagatctttctctctctgctggagCGTCTTCTGCGTCTCCTTCAGCTCCTTCTGCAGGACAAATGGATGATAGTGAATGTCACAGAAAACCTCTGGTACTAAATCATCAAGTGAACAAATTAATGCAGTAAATGAAGGGTGAGGCGGTTTAAAGGTTACGGTAATGCTTTAGATTACAACCCGCAACGTATTGCGtaagtaaacagaatttacaccataactttttttataattatagtgtacctatTCAGTACCTCCGTGTAGGGATAAGGGAATAATATGCTAAATTTGGGGAATAAAGGGGTAATAAcctgtaaaattataaattattttgtaagtattttgaaactaagGGGTACCTATTCTAATATTACGTGGTATATATGACCTAACAACAATCTTATATTTGCAAGTGATTTAGCAAAAACAGACACTGTGTACGTTTTTATAGCCTACACATATAAAACATGCTGGTCATTGTTTCAATCCAAACACTCGGTTGAGACTGTTGGGCGAGGAAGCTGACTTGATTTGACTCAATTTTAGTTGATATCAGTAATAAGTAACCCAACGGTGCTGGGTTAGGAATGTGGAGGATGTGAAAGAGAGCATGCAGCAAGTCAAACGCGAACAGTTTTGTGTGTGAAGAAATCTGTGTCTGTGGTGCTTAAGATGGGAACATGTGTGGAAAATAGGAGAAAACTAATCGAAGCGCAGACGAGGGACAACTCTGAAACTGTCTGGAGTGTGTTCCTTTAAATCTGGAGCAGTAAATGTGGTGAGTGTGAACTGAAACAGCTGGAATGGTGCTTGAGGCGATCGAGGTGGTATCTGCGGTGCTCATGACAGGAATATGTCGAAAATACAAGAAAACTTATCAAAGTGAAGAGGAGAGAGATTTTTGAAACTGACTGGAATGTGTTCTTTTAAAACCGGAGGGTTTTGTCCGAGTATGTTCTCACAACATTGAGCAGTGACTGATGAGCGGTAAAGCGGGAACTAAACTAGTCAGTGCTTGAGGATGTGGATCAAAACGGTAAAATCAAAGACGGTAAAATCCTGtcagtttgttattttaatcTTGAGTAGTTTAATCTTGACTTTCAGTGTTCATTACAGGCTTTCAGCCCGTGTGTTTATTGGCCTGACGGTTTGACCATAATAGTTTAACTTTGTCAGTgggaaaaacatgaacaaaatctTAAATTTGTTCTTAAACAAGTTTTTCAAAAGAATTTGGTTTAATTGTATAAGCTGTATAAGtatggagttgttttactttttttcttaactagtgtaatacattttaatcttttattatctgttgcCTGTGTTGTTACTGTTGTCATATTGttgtgtgattttaatttaaaaacccaTTTTGGGTTAATTTAACCCAGCAGTAGGCCTATAGtaaatttcattaataaaaataataataaattaataaaacagtcCACCATGTTTGTTGATATATTACctgatatataatgtatgtatgtatgaccTACTAACAATTGTTTCAGAGCAATTTGTTGTAGCCGcttaccctgtaactacatggaataaGAGCGGTAACAGACACCACTTCAATTTACAGCCTGCAACTGttgtatttaccctgtaactacatggaacaagGGAGGAACAAGTTGGACttaaacacagaacaagtgcaTATTTGCACAGTAATTACAGAGAACAATATTGTactagtttattttattattataatctaaTTGTTTGATGGCCAAATTAAACCctctacttttatttttattttttgctataaaaacatcacagtataCATCCACTGAACTACAAATGTTGTATCGTGTATTTATTCTGTGAACAGCTGGAAAGAGGTACGATTGTTTTTTAGGCCTTGATGGTAGGCCCATATCATGCAAAGTGTCAAAAAATCTGGTCCGTGGCTTTCCGTCTGtttgccaccagaggtcgcccttccatcatattgactctcacactgcACAGACTGTTATACTATACCCtgggctgcatttcccatcatcaaTTGAACTGATTGTACACAGCTGTagccaatcacacacacactatattacACCCACTCAGACCGTTCTCAAACTGCCAAGTATTGTTTAGAGTTTATCACTGTTTAGTTGATAGCTACTTTACGGAGCCTGCCCTAGCTTTCCCAGTTTAgccatagtcttgccttgcctgttttcccaTGTTCTGATTCTTGCCTGTGTATTTCGGATTACCCCTTTCGTCTtgccgttcggactctgtttgcccctgcctggattattgctgtgtacctggattatcgcTCTgtgccttgccctgttggatatttTTCGCCATCGATCGACCCATGCCTGTTTACTGCACTGCTCTTGTGTTTTACCCGTGCCATCCCTGTTTGCTggtgtttcgaccctgcctgtgtttttgaccacgtcttttaataaaaagcttgcatatggatccatACGCCTCACACCTCTGTCACTCCGTTATAGAAAGTTATTTGGTGATAGTGCTGTTGGGAAGTTGCTGGTGTGACTCAGCTGAGATCGACGAATAAGCTTTAATAAGGTAAGTAGCCTCGTGAATTATGAATCATAGCAGAAACTCGTTAACTCGTTTCACTAGATGTCCAGTTTTGTTGTTCAGTAAGGCCTATAATAAAATaccaatataaaattataaagagTATATCGTCTTTCTAAATCACTCCCAAACCTATTGTTGTTTAGGCCATTCATACCACGTAATATTAGAATAGGTACCCCTTAGTTTCAAATTACTTACAGTATTAatgatttgtaattttacatgtTGTTACCCCTTTATTCCCCTAACATTGCATATTATTCCCTTATACATACATGGAGGTACTGAATAGGTACactaattacaaaaaaaaaaaaaagttacgctGTAAATTATGTTTACTTATGCTGTAAATTGcagggctgtaatctaaagcatTTCCGAATAGGTGttacgttttaaaataattacattataaataatttgtatatCTGGTTGCTACCCCCGTATTACCCAAATTTAGCACattgttcccttatacctacAGATAGGAACATTATAATTACTGAAACATACTGTAACTTCAGTTTACTTACGCAGTTCTTTGCAGGTTGCATATCTGGTTGTTACCCCCTTATTACCTAAACGTAACACATTGTTCCCTTAAACCTACACGTACGTTCTTTATAGATACACTATAATTACAGAAACGTACATCGTTAATTCAGTATACTTACATAATTCTTTGCTGGTTGTAATCTAAAGCATTACCAAGGTTACTCATCTGAACTGATAACCAATGGCTGTATGTTCAAACTCCAGAATAGATGATTGGTTACAGTTATCATACATGAATTTCTACAAGTGTAAgtattattaaagtattattaaaaaagCGGCAGTCCTTCCAGTGCACTCAGTGTCCGAATTCACTCActcgttttcattcactccttcaagtgaactgtatgagtggactaatgtagggaatagtgaatgaggctatagggggcgatttcggatacagccatAGAGATTCAGACTGACAGTGTTTCTGCATTTTGACTGACggaagtatatatttattatattatatgtcaAAGAACGGGTGAATAGTGTAAAGGCccattttaatgaaagattGTGTTGAAAAAGGTTTACGGTTCATTTGCAGGAAACACTTCTTGCAGCTGCTGTTCATTTCTGCTGTGATGTGCAGTGTGAATGCTGTAAGCTGTTCCAATCGGTGCAGATATAAACACATATGAAACGAGTGTCAGCAATATTTCATCAGTGTCTAGTTGTAAATACCTGTTTCTCTGTCCTCTGTGCTGCAGCTGATACAGTGTCGTGGTTTTTATGGTCATCCATCGTACACagcatacatatacatttctgGTCAGTGCGACAGAAAACCTCGAGGATCTTCTCATGTTTCTGGCAGATCATCTCCTGCAGTCGTCCAGTGGCTTCAATCAAATTGTGTCTCTTTCCTTTAAAgaaactctcatgttgttcgagGTGATTCTGACAGTAAGAGTTCAGACACACCAGACAGGACTTGACAGCTTTGTATTTTCTTCCAGTACAGACGTCACACTGCACATCTCCAGCTCCAGCGTAACAGTCAGCAGGAAGATTGgtcttcttcagtttctccaccacttcagccagcatggtgtttctagctaaagcaggtcttggactgaaggtctgtctgcactgagggcagctgtagactctcatctgatcctcctgatcccagcagcctgtaatacagctcttacagtaactgtgtccacaggGAATGGCCACTGGATCCTTCAGGAGATCCAGACACACTGCACACAAGAATTCATCCTGAGAAACTCTGGCTTCTGCCATTTTACTGCATGAatacagagacacaaacacacaacagctcAACTACACTTCAGTTTCTCTTTCCCTGAAGTCACGTGATTCCTGTTTCCTGCTTCTACGTTTGAGTTacgtgtgtgaaaaaaaaaacaaaaaaaaaaaacggattCCTCATTCCTGCTcctttaatctctctctctctctctctctctctcactctctcacacacacacacacacacagtgtaatGCAGTGCATGGCGAGTCTTTAAAGTGTCTGTTCTGTTCATGTCAGTGTTGTGcatcattcagatgaactgagaaCACCTTTAAGTTACAAACCAATGAATGATTTTGAATTGAGGGAGTAAATGGGATAGGGTCTACGGTGCCCGCGAGGTGACATGGTCGGTTCACTTAGTTGTGTGGTGGCCACGACATCATAACTCATGGGAACGTGATAAtgtgtcgtggccacgagatcatTTTGTCGAGGTAACAACATCCTTATGCCGTGGCCTCGAGATGCTATGTTGAGGGAACTACATCCATTTCTTGTGGCCACGAGTTCAATGTGTAAACAAACCTGCGTGACCAGCAACCCGGGATTATCAGATattatcataaaacatttttattaacattaaacatttaatttaatacttgTATAGgctatagttattattattacattaacttttagggttatatttttatatttgttatgcTTATTTCCCCTTTCAATTTGTGTATAGCTTTACCTAGTTAACGTTTTGTGTAATTATGCTATATTTGCTAGCCTACcatatatttagcaaatacCGTGAACGCTTGACAATTATGCCAATaaagttttgactttatgattgtatttatgCCTGTGTGTGATGATAAATGAGCGTGTTGTGTTTTCACTTTCATTCAAATTACGTGAATGATTAATTCCTCAATGAAACACTATATAGTATTTGTAATTATGGTCTATTACTTagtagaaataaaatgaaatatagcttatgttaaatttaaattgcattccagtaaaaattccagtcagcataaccaaagctttattggcatgtcgAACATTTACAGTAGGCTGTTAGGCTGAATTTACAATTCAGAACGTTAAgtaaagagatcgaaatgaagggaaaaaacGGATATAAacgaatatcaaaatataaccaataataataggctaataataataataataataataataaacaaatattacgGGAAAAAGACGATCAGTTAATGGATTTacaagactgtgggatggataaaaatgttttcttgtgggcctattttattttatgcactttatgtaacatttcatGGTAAACTTCATTTGAATGCTGACTATAGTACTTAATACAGTCCGGTAGCCatggtaataatttaataatgtaatttctataataattaatataataatttcttaattctaaataaaatattaatgaatccatctctgataatcccgggttgctatggtcacacaggtttgtttacgcattgaactcctggccacaataaaaaaatatgtcgttccctcaacataagAAGTTGTGGCCACGAGAAATGGATGTCGTTACCTCAACAAAATGATCACATGGCCAAGACATAATATCACATTCCCACGAGTTAATATGATGTTCCCACGAATTAATATCTCTTGGCCACAACatattatcacgttcccacggGTTATgatgtcgtggccacgacacAACTAAGTGGACCGACCATGTCACCTCGCGGGCGCCGTAAGGGTCTCAGCTCAGTCaaggtattgaaggtggaagagagcgctggtcATTCACTCCCCaacctacaatccctgctggTGCTGAGACTCAAAAAAAATTTTGTACGGGCCCCCCCCAAACGTTATAGGCTCCAACTTGGTTCACCTAACTTATTGTTGATTTTTCTGAAGTAAAAAATGTTACGTGACTAttcacaagctgttttattAACGATATAAATGCTaggaaataatatttaacattttcaagtccattcattatttgtagccaAGCCACCCAATAACCccaataagctttgtgcttgtTACTTTTATTATAACAAAGTCTCAGCCTTGTGTCAATTTTATGATCAAATACAAaccataaatgtgtttttacgCTCTTTAATTTGTAGTGAGAACTATATtcacctcagttcaagcggcaagtGAATTAATGATATTTTCCTCTTTAATATTTGcagcacgaaataaacatgaataaatatttgaatgcatgttgaaaaaaaaaaaaaaatcagaacaaTTGAATACAAACGAATGTCTTATGAAATTGATCAATCCGAGTTTCAAAAAACGTCAATAAGCTtacgttttattgctgtttttcaAGTTAAATGTTAAGAATGACAGGTTGGATGCCACAGACTTTATTTTTTGCCAGAGATGGAATTTTCACATTACCTTCACgcaataaaacatgattttattattgtaattttgactttattcttaaaatattatgaCGTTAATCttagttatttagttttttatttttcaaggaGGCACTAAAATGCCGCCATAGGCTATTTGTACTGCATGTAAACACAATCTTGGCACAgcatcccaaaaaaaaaaaaaaaaaatagtaaggagatatttagTAAGAAAGtaagtaaattttatttatatagcagaTTTAAACATAGCAAAGCTATCCAAAGTGCTTaatgtaaaatgaatttaaaagagaaaagaaaaaacagaaaagaagcAAACAAGACAaccaataaaacaacaaaagtgaGATTAAAATGCTAAGGAGAAAAGATACGTTTTCaatcttgatttaaaaatggtaaTGGAAGGTGAAAGGCACAAGGTGGTAGTCTAGAGGCAATTGGATCCACAGACGGGGGCATTGACTGAAAAGGCTCTGTCACCCTTAGTTTTCAAACGGGAACGAGGGACAGATAAAAGAGCCCTGTCAGTGGATCTTAAAAGTCTGGTAGATGACAAAGGGATAAGAAGATCTTTAAGATAAGATGGAGCTTGATTGTTAAGAACTTTAAAGACAAACAACACAATCTTAAACTGAAATCTAAAATGGACAGGAATCCAGTGAAGCGAAGCTAAAATTGGGGTGACATGGTCATATTCCTTCGCCCCAGTCAGCAGCCTTGCAGCTGCATTTTGTACCAACTGGAGGCGTGAAAGCGATGACTGAGGAAGACCTGAGTACAGAGAATTACAGTAATCTAAACGTGAGGTAATAAAAGCATGAATAACCTTCTCCAAATCTTGAAAAGACAAAAATGATTTAAGTTTGGAAATGACCCGTAATTGATAAAAACTGTTCCTTACAACAGAAATAATTTGTTTGGATAAACATAATTCTGAGTCTATTATAACACCCAGGTTTCTAACCTGTGAGGAAATGGAGGGGAAATGTTTGCCCAGCTCCTTATTGATATTCATTCTCATTTTTTGGGGACCAAAAACAatcatttctgttttgttcttatTGAGTTGGAGAAAGTTATTTGATAACCATTATTTAATATCTGAGATACATTCCTGCAATGGTTGAATGGAGTCACCAGCTTTTAGTAGGAGGTACAActgtgtatcatcagcatataaatgaaaataaacattgtGCTTCCTGATAATATCCCCCAGAGGGCGCATATATAAGTTAAACAGAAGTGGTCCCAGAATAGAGCCCTGAGGTACTCCACTAATAATTGGGGCAGATGATGAGGAAAACTTGCCTAGCTCTACAGAAAAAGACCTGTCTTTGTGATCGGAGAAGGATGCATCATCAATGAAAACATCAACTACAGAAGAACCATATGACATAATAAGGTCAGGTGTGTGACCAAGGACATGAGTTGCTTGATTTATATGTTGAGAAAAACCAAACGAGTCCAAGATATTACAAAACTCAGCAATCAAAGGACGCCCTGGGCAGAAAAGatgtatattaaaatcaccCAGTAGCAACAGAAGTTAAAAATTCAGAAAACTCACTTATAAAAGTACTTCCAAAATTAGGTGGCCTATAGATGAGAGCACAGATGAAGTAGACTGTAATGCCACACACTGTACTTCAAACGTTGAAAAAGTCAGAGCAGAAACTGATTGAATTTTAAGTGATTGTTTAAAAACCATTGCAACCCCACCACCCCTACCAGCAGATCTTGGGGTACTAATAAAACGGCAGTTCAATGGACAAATTTCTTCAAAAACTGACAACTCACCAGCACCGGCCCAAGTCTCAGTCCCAATGGGTAAAAAAGTCATGTAGAATGAAAGTTTTATTGCATGCAGACCTAGCGTTCACTAAGGCCATATTCAAAGGAGGCTGTGATGACAAGTCCAGTTGGCAGAGATTTGAACAGTTCACTCCTCTTTGACGAATCCGTAAACACGGAGGAGCAGAGAAAATAGATGAGTGAAAATCCGGGAAAACCGGGAGATGAAAAACATATCTATAATCCCATGAACGTTGTGACAAGTGAAGACCCTCCAAGTTTCTACTATCCAGAGGAAACTCTGTATGGAAGAAGCAATTGCCCTTCTGATTATCACACGAACACCATACCAGTTTGCCTATAGAGTCAATAGGTCCACAGAGGACGCCATAGCAACAGCCCTCCACACTGCTCTGTCCCATCTGGAGCTGCAGGG harbors:
- the LOC131553613 gene encoding E3 ubiquitin/ISG15 ligase TRIM25-like isoform X1; its protein translation is MAEARVSQDEFLCAVCLDLLKDPVAIPCGHSYCKSCITGCWDQEDQMRVYSCPQCRQTFSPRPALARNTMLAEVVEKLKKTNLPADCYAGAGDVQCDVCTGRKYKAVKSCLVCLNSYCQNHLEQHESFFKGKRHNLIEATGRLQEMICQKHEKILEVFCRTDQKCICMLCTMDDHKNHDTVSAAAQRTEKQKELKETQKTLQQREKDLQQLREAVESHKRSTQTAVEDSERIFTELIRSIERSRSELIRLIRDQEKQAVSRAEGRLERLEQEINDLRRRDAELEQLSHTQDHIQFLQSLPSLSAPPESTDVNNDLFSSLVSSDTLRESVHQLRDKLEDFCKEQLKKISDRVTFTNIVPRTRNNFLQSGAYYYTQPQFTPPFAPAPIIMNPALQQQQAPPPQIQQAPPRRERKSIRIFDPNQGGRDITEEIMARGRSGSTPTPPQVMSTHRGGAREF
- the LOC131553613 gene encoding E3 ubiquitin/ISG15 ligase TRIM25-like isoform X2 — protein: MAEARVSQDEFLCAVCLDLLKDPVAIPCGHSYCKSCITGCWDQEDQMRVYSCPQCRQTFSPRPALARNTMLAEVVEKLKKTNLPADCYAGAGDVQCDVCTGRKYKAVKSCLVCLNSYCQNHLEQHESFFKGKRHNLIEATGRLQEMICQKHEKILEVFCRTDQKCICMLCTMDDHKNHDTVSAAAQRTEKQKELKETQKTLQQREKDLQQLREAVESHKRSTQTAVEDSERIFTELIRSIERSRSELIRLIRDQEKQAVSRAEGRLERLEQEINDLRRRDAELEQLSHTQDHIQFLQSLPSLSAPPESTDVNNDLFSSLVSSDTLRESVHQLRDKLEDFCKEQLKKISDRVTFTNIVPRTRNNFLQYQDL